TGCGCTTGCTCCATTCGCTCTCTTGTGCGAAGTACAAGATTCTTAACAAAGAACCAGCAAATAGGTCCATCTCCCCCAACGATGTTTTCGAGTTCAATTCAAAATTCACTGACAGAATGAGAAGAATTAAGGTATTtcctattttaatttttcttttgctGTTTGGTGGACTACCAATCAGAGTGAAAAAGGTTGCTGTGATGCTAATATTGCATTTCTTTTCATGCTATGTCCAGATTCCCCTCCCGCctgttgatgagaagaaaaaggttGTTGAAGATGTTGACAAAGACAGGAGGTATGCAATTGACGCTTCAATTGTGCGCATTATGAAGAGCCGCAAAGTTATGGGTCATCAACAGCTTGTCGCGGAATGTGTTGAGCAGCTCAGCCGCATGTTCAAGGTACTAGCATCATATCTCCTATATGAAAAGTTGTTCATAGTAGCTTAGTCCTTGTATGCTTGCTTCCTGGAGGTTCCTTGTTTTATTTTGAGGTACAAATTGTTATATAGTTATTGCAATCGGTGTTGGTAATTTCAGTTGCAGTCTTCTGCTCAGGGGACGTTTGGTAACCTGACGTTGCATCTGAAATAGACACTTGCCCTTTTGGACTGATGAAGTTGCCCCCTTTTTTTAATGACATTAAAGTAGCTGTTTGTATGAATGGCATTTGTCCCAGGACTCTGCCCTAGGTCTTTTACATCAATTAAACTAGTTGTTGGCATGGCTGTGAAATGTGCGATCTCATGTAGTAACATATTTTGGTAATACCTGTTTGTGTTGTTTTCTGTCTGTTTCCTCACTTGGCTTGTGTAATGCTGCAGCCTGACTTCAAAGCGATCAAGAAGAGGATTGAGGATCTCATCACGAGGGACTACTTGGAGCGCGACAAGGACAATGCGAACATGTACAAATACCTGGCTTGATTGGTGGTTGTTGGCAAGTCAAAACAAGCTTCCAGACTTGCGCAATACCACGGGGTGGCAGCTCCTGCAGTGTCGTGGTGCCTCAACAACTTTTGCCATGATTTGCAGCACCTTTTGGACATTTCCGTGCGTGCAGCCTATCCACCCAGCCACAGCACGGGCTGGCCGCATTTTGTACATTCGTCGCCTAATAGGATAATCGTGTTGACATACACTAGATATATGGTGATTCGAGGACAGGAGAGGCACTCCGGTACCGTCAACCGTGCCTTTTATGCCATGCTTATACTACCCTTCGTCAGATAACTGAGATGATGCTTGCAAGTGTTTTGCTCTATGAAATGGTGGTTACTTAGTTCGGTCTTATTTGACTTTTATCTTTCCATGACACAGCTGCTTTTGTTTTAGGTGCGTAGTCTAGCTCCTGTTGGTTTTTGCGGGTGGCAGCGCGCGGTCCTCGACGGCCGTGCTTTTTGATAGTACCTGGATTCCTGCAGTTGCCCGTGCTTGCCTCCGATGCTTGCTCGCGGCTAAGCACCCGGCTGGTCATGGCATTCCGCCTGGTATCTTGTTCAGTTGTACGTGTCGTGCTTGCGGTGGTATCACATCGTCGCGGCGTGTTTTGCCCGATCATGCTTGCAACGTAGAATAGGTGAAATCTGGCCTATCCATTTTGGTTCAAGAGCAGATCGCTCGGTGGACAATACGATGTCAAGTTCAGAGGAGTGGCTTTGGAAACATAAGGTGCTGGAAAATTCGCTTGAAACTTGCACATATCTTTTTTATGAAATGACATCCTTTCCTACATCATCACTGATTCTATATCCTAAATCCTCTGGATAGTTAAAAGAGGGTGGTTCTGTTTGTAGCCCGGAACTCGTTTCACCATTTCAGCACGCAGGGCTCGTCCACCGCTGGCTCCGCCGCGGACGCCTCGAGGAAGCGCCGCTGCTTGTCGTCGGCGAGGCACAGAACGGAGCCCTCGCACGCCTCCTGCGCCgtgggcggcggcaccggccggAAGTCCATGAGCGCGGCGTACTCGGTGAGCAGGTGCAGCATGTAGTCGTAGACGGCGGCCATGCTCAGGTCCTGCATCAGACGCTGGCCGCGCCTCCCCACGCGCTCGGCCTCCGCCGAGTTGGCGTTGCCCCAGTCCACGGCGTCCCGGATGGACTCGCACATGCCCACCCGGCTCACCGGCCAGTAGTTCACCCTCGGGTCCAGGCCCCGGCTGAAGAAGTCCTCGTACTGCGGGTCGATCAGCAGCGCCATCGACCCGCACGACAGGATGTACTTCAGGCTCACCGACCACGCGAACCCCTCCGCGTAGATCTTGTACCTGCAAGATCGTCATACGGTGAACTGGTCGATGCATGGAGCTCAATCGTTACGTTTGGCGTACGAGCCAGCAATGATGGTAAATTACCTGTGGGTGCACTGGCTGGAGAGCTTGGAGTGCTGGTACCCGGCCTTGGCCTCGTCGGTCCAGTTCTGGCGCATGATCTCGGCGCGCCACAGGCCGGTGTCGTTGCAGCCCAGCAGCGCCACCCGCAGCGGCGACGCCACGTCCGGGTTGCCCTTCCAGTACGCCGTCGGCACCCGGTCCACCCATTTCGTTGCCTTGGCGCCGGCCTTGATGCTCTTGAACTCACGGCTCCATGGCTCGATGTTCGTCTCCGGCCTGCAGCATCGACCATGCCCACCCTTCAATTTTGTTCTCTCACCTTATCATTTTATCAGTtccattttgtttcttttgccaataaaaaaagaacaagtgTGTTGACTACGATGGCCAATTATTGCACGGCGCACAAGTAAACGGAGGCGCGAGCGCACAAGTACCAGCCCCAGAAGGACCAATCCGGGAAGGGGATGTCGAAGTGGTCCCTGGTGGTGCAGTACcggaagagcggcggcggcggcggcgcggcggggtcgccgtcgccgtgctcgGTGCGGTTGACGGCCGGCTTGTCCATGCAGTCGAACATGAGGTCCACGTCGGGGACGCGCCCGGGGTACCGCCGCATCAGCTGCAGCAGGCTCCACACCGTGAAGAGCGCCCGGCTCTGGACGCAGGCGTAGTAGAGGTCCACgtgcagccgccgcccgccgcccgtgaTCGTGACGCGCATCGACGCGCGCCGCCGAGCCTCGTCGAGGAGCGCGCGCGTcacgccgcccctgcc
This sequence is a window from Setaria italica strain Yugu1 chromosome III, Setaria_italica_v2.0, whole genome shotgun sequence. Protein-coding genes within it:
- the LOC101780368 gene encoding protein O-glucosyltransferase 1 isoform X1 encodes the protein MWELPPQLLSTRLQFLRRPAARTCMAGYVPAEGGGAGGRGRGARYPPLSALVVSAIAAFSAVIVLAVVHSAYDATVSRTRTLLGHNLEPTPWHPFPHAKGRPPARAALRCAPSVACLPPLARPRPPPAADAANASSSSVPPGIGKRRQCPAYFAAIRRDLAPWRRAAGGRGGVTRALLDEARRRASMRVTITGGGRRLHVDLYYACVQSRALFTVWSLLQLMRRYPGRVPDVDLMFDCMDKPAVNRTEHGDGDPAAPPPPPLFRYCTTRDHFDIPFPDWSFWGWYLPETNIEPWSREFKSIKAGAKATKWVDRVPTAYWKGNPDVASPLRVALLGCNDTGLWRAEIMRQNWTDEAKAGYQHSKLSSQCTHRYKIYAEGFAWSVSLKYILSCGSMALLIDPQYEDFFSRGLDPRVNYWPVSRVGMCESIRDAVDWGNANSAEAERVGRRGQRLMQDLSMAAVYDYMLHLLTEYAALMDFRPVPPPTAQEACEGSVLCLADDKQRRFLEASAAEPAVDEPCVLKW
- the LOC101780368 gene encoding protein O-glucosyltransferase 1 isoform X3 — encoded protein: MWELPPQLLSTRLQFLRRPAARTCMAGYVPAEGGGAGGRGRGARYPPLSALVVSAIAAFSAVIVLAVVHSAYDATVSRTRTLLGHNLEPTPWHPFPHAKGRPPARAALRCAPSVACLPPLARPRPPPAADAANASSSSVPPGIGKRRQCPAYFAAIRRDLAPWRRAAGGRGGVTRALLDEARRRASMRVTITGGGRRLHVDLYYACVQSRALFTVWSLLQLMRRYPGRVPDVDLMFDCMDKPAVNRTEHGDGDPAAPPPPPLFRPETNIEPWSREFKSIKAGAKATKWVDRVPTAYWKGNPDVASPLRVALLGCNDTGLWRAEIMRQNWTDEAKAGYQHSKLSSQCTHRYKIYAEGFAWSVSLKYILSCGSMALLIDPQYEDFFSRGLDPRVNYWPVSRVGMCESIRDAVDWGNANSAEAERVGRRGQRLMQDLSMAAVYDYMLHLLTEYAALMDFRPVPPPTAQEACEGSVLCLADDKQRRFLEASAAEPAVDEPCVLKW
- the LOC101780368 gene encoding protein O-glucosyltransferase 1 isoform X2, which translates into the protein MWELPPQLLSTRLQFLRRPAARTCMAGYVPAEGGGAGGRGRGARYPPLSALVVSAIAAFSAVIVLAVVHSAYDATVSRTRTLLGHNLEPTPWHPFPHAKGRPPARAALRCAPSVACLPPLARPRPPPAADAANASSSSVPPGIGKRRQCPAYFAAIRRDLAPWRRAAGGRGGVTRALLDEARRRASMRVTITGGGRRLHVDLYYACVQSRALFTVWSLLQLMRRYPGRVPDVDLMFDCMDKPAVNRTEHGDGDPAAPPPPPLFRYCTTRDHFDIPFPDWSFWGWPETNIEPWSREFKSIKAGAKATKWVDRVPTAYWKGNPDVASPLRVALLGCNDTGLWRAEIMRQNWTDEAKAGYQHSKLSSQCTHRYKIYAEGFAWSVSLKYILSCGSMALLIDPQYEDFFSRGLDPRVNYWPVSRVGMCESIRDAVDWGNANSAEAERVGRRGQRLMQDLSMAAVYDYMLHLLTEYAALMDFRPVPPPTAQEACEGSVLCLADDKQRRFLEASAAEPAVDEPCVLKW